The proteins below are encoded in one region of Planctopirus limnophila DSM 3776:
- a CDS encoding DUF1559 domain-containing protein: MKRRGFTLIELLVVIAIIAVLIALLLPAVQQARESARRTQCRNNLKQMGLALHNYHDQYQCFPAGFYRGWPFVNTTTTPTSGSPGWGWQTMILPQIDQAPLYNLLNVGANRLNGTATVTFQGVAGTPIKVLGQQPIAAYRCPSDVGARLNPNRGDYATSNYLGVFGPAFDNTVEGSDALVRGSWIGRNRGIFGANSSTQFKNITDGTTNTVMIGEIALGSFRVDSAGLPVNFNGGTWMGLSSDNTSNVNTALSLCGYCIPANTGAVNRRINSPNGGNAFSSFHTGGAHFAMADGSVRFLSENLDLDIADRISGMADGLTVSLD; encoded by the coding sequence ATGAAACGTCGTGGATTTACGCTGATTGAGCTGCTCGTTGTCATCGCCATTATTGCAGTACTGATTGCACTCCTGTTGCCCGCAGTTCAACAGGCGCGCGAATCGGCCCGGCGAACGCAATGCCGGAACAATCTCAAGCAAATGGGATTGGCACTGCATAACTATCATGACCAGTACCAGTGCTTTCCTGCTGGTTTTTATCGCGGTTGGCCATTTGTGAATACGACCACCACACCAACCTCGGGAAGCCCCGGTTGGGGTTGGCAGACGATGATTTTACCTCAGATTGACCAGGCCCCGCTCTATAACCTGCTGAATGTCGGTGCGAATCGCTTGAACGGTACTGCGACTGTCACTTTTCAGGGTGTGGCGGGAACGCCCATCAAGGTTCTGGGCCAGCAACCAATTGCTGCCTATCGCTGCCCGAGTGATGTGGGTGCTCGATTGAATCCGAATCGTGGAGACTACGCGACATCGAACTACCTGGGTGTTTTTGGCCCCGCCTTCGACAATACCGTCGAAGGTTCCGATGCACTCGTTCGCGGGAGCTGGATTGGTCGAAATCGTGGTATCTTCGGTGCGAACTCCTCGACACAATTCAAGAATATTACAGATGGCACCACCAATACTGTCATGATTGGTGAAATTGCACTGGGATCTTTCCGCGTCGACTCCGCCGGATTACCAGTCAATTTTAACGGTGGCACCTGGATGGGCTTGTCGTCAGACAATACCTCGAACGTCAATACAGCACTTTCGCTCTGTGGCTACTGTATCCCCGCGAACACTGGCGCTGTCAATCGTCGGATTAACTCTCCCAACGGTGGAAACGCTTTCAGCAGTTTCCATACAGGTGGGGCTCATTTTGCCATGGCCGATGGATCGGTGCGTTTCCTGAGCGAGAATCTTGATCTGGATATTGCCGATCGCATTTCCGGAATGGCAGATGGTCTGACTGTCAGCCTGGATTGA
- a CDS encoding BPL-N domain-containing protein, with translation MLMRFSSFCLFVAFSIAASSLTLSVAQAAEPIRVSIYDHSDGSANGPKNLMKFLTEENGFKCVRVSPEEIRDTDILTKTDVLIIPGGSASAQSKKLEEAGCGKIKEFVKNGGGYVGICAGAYLATSDYSWSLGLMNAKVVDKAHWARGTGPVELEMKETGKTLLGESSDLVGVYYGQGPLLSPGSTKELPPYEPLALYATEIAKKGAPSGVMVGTSAIAKVNYGNGRVICYSCHPEGKNGPHHLIKAGVRWAAGIDELPAPVASPQKLSADSTTKVD, from the coding sequence ATGTTGATGAGGTTTTCGAGCTTTTGTCTCTTTGTCGCATTCAGTATTGCCGCATCCAGCTTGACGCTCTCGGTGGCTCAGGCTGCTGAGCCGATCCGAGTGTCAATCTATGATCACTCGGATGGATCGGCTAACGGGCCGAAAAATCTGATGAAGTTTCTGACTGAGGAAAATGGCTTTAAGTGTGTGCGTGTCAGCCCGGAAGAGATCCGCGATACCGATATCCTCACCAAGACAGATGTGCTGATCATCCCTGGCGGGAGCGCCAGTGCGCAGTCGAAAAAGCTGGAAGAAGCTGGCTGTGGGAAGATCAAGGAGTTCGTGAAAAATGGGGGTGGCTATGTTGGTATCTGCGCTGGTGCTTACCTGGCGACATCCGACTACTCCTGGTCACTCGGCTTAATGAATGCCAAGGTGGTCGACAAGGCCCACTGGGCTCGCGGCACAGGCCCTGTCGAACTGGAGATGAAAGAAACAGGCAAGACGTTGCTGGGTGAATCCAGCGATCTTGTGGGTGTCTATTATGGCCAGGGTCCGCTGCTCAGCCCTGGAAGTACCAAAGAACTCCCTCCATATGAACCATTAGCACTCTACGCCACAGAGATCGCGAAAAAGGGTGCTCCCTCCGGTGTCATGGTGGGTACCAGTGCGATTGCCAAAGTCAATTACGGAAATGGACGGGTCATCTGTTACAGCTGTCATCCCGAAGGTAAGAATGGTCCTCACCATCTCATCAAAGCCGGTGTGCGCTGGGCAGCAGGGATTGATGAGCTACCGGCTCCTGTCGCCTCTCCACAAAAGTTAAGTGCCGATTCGACAACGAAAGTCGATTAA
- a CDS encoding N-formylglutamate amidohydrolase, producing the protein MLRSSFMVSTLFVLAMGVFVPAARAQTASNQPAVSKKPATTKPKKVEFVTIQKGTLPVILSAPHGGELDLPGSLPRDRKSGGSRFQTVRDVRSSELAEAIANQLEAEFGQRPYLVILRVSRKYLDANREADYAYESPEAQVVYDEYHGAIEQFKKSILEKHGSGLLIDVHGQSKEKGAVYRGTRNGLTISALNRRVGKDAASLYSKVMEDAGLRVVPPSTAAPNQEVEYNGGEIVVAHGSQNPGGIDCIQMEFGADLRSVAALPQTAKDFVKGLSPFLKEHYGVSEQRQAAAGGTSPAGR; encoded by the coding sequence ATGCTACGTTCATCATTCATGGTTTCGACTCTGTTCGTTTTGGCGATGGGAGTATTTGTTCCTGCTGCCAGAGCTCAGACGGCATCGAATCAGCCAGCCGTTTCTAAAAAGCCAGCGACGACAAAACCTAAAAAAGTTGAGTTTGTGACGATTCAAAAGGGAACATTGCCTGTCATTTTGTCGGCACCGCATGGAGGTGAACTCGATTTACCCGGTTCGTTGCCGCGAGATCGGAAAAGCGGGGGAAGCAGGTTCCAGACGGTGCGCGATGTCCGTTCCAGTGAATTGGCCGAAGCGATTGCCAATCAATTGGAAGCGGAATTTGGCCAGCGGCCTTATCTGGTGATCCTGCGAGTCTCACGCAAGTATCTTGATGCCAATCGCGAGGCCGACTACGCCTATGAATCTCCCGAGGCTCAGGTGGTTTACGATGAGTACCATGGTGCGATTGAGCAATTCAAAAAGTCGATTCTGGAAAAGCACGGCTCAGGGCTTTTGATTGATGTGCATGGTCAGAGCAAGGAGAAGGGAGCCGTCTATCGGGGCACCCGCAATGGTCTGACAATCAGTGCTTTGAACCGCCGGGTGGGCAAGGATGCCGCTTCGTTGTATTCGAAAGTCATGGAAGACGCAGGATTACGGGTGGTTCCTCCCTCGACAGCCGCTCCCAATCAGGAAGTCGAGTACAATGGGGGTGAGATTGTTGTGGCGCATGGCAGCCAGAATCCTGGTGGTATCGACTGCATTCAGATGGAGTTTGGCGCGGATCTGCGTTCTGTTGCCGCTTTGCCACAGACTGCGAAAGATTTCGTCAAAGGGCTCAGCCCTTTTCTGAAAGAGCACTACGGTGTCTCTGAGCAGCGTCAGGCGGCTGCGGGGGGAACCTCTCCAGCGGGTCGATAG
- the dnaN gene encoding DNA polymerase III subunit beta, translated as MQLVCPRAVLSAAFTVVGAVVPSRTPREILKNVKLDAVASGPGATSSAQLTGTDGDGTSIRFDLTDVECKVGGSALLPTQRLTSILRELTDDTVSLEVNGDAVWLRCGGSEFRLSAEDPADFPTAPEFVEEDYFVVPADVFRRLIKRTLFATDAESTRYALGGVLVEITADQVRMAATDSRRLAVAVGACSVEGQPVSGSQQPVVPSKAMSLIEKSLGDEATNVCLAIHTNDISIRAGRASITTQLVQGRFPDYRKVIPARYEAEIDLVASTFLSAVRQSQVVTNEESRGVDFTFAEGTLRLASKAADIGQSKIELPIGYQGSELTIRFDPRFVGDFLRVLEGSSTVHLKLINDESPGVFTTDDDYTYVIMPLSRDS; from the coding sequence ATGCAACTGGTTTGTCCACGTGCTGTGCTGTCTGCAGCGTTCACGGTGGTGGGTGCTGTGGTTCCTTCCCGGACGCCGCGAGAAATTCTGAAGAACGTCAAGCTGGATGCCGTCGCTTCCGGGCCGGGAGCGACCTCTTCGGCCCAACTGACAGGGACAGATGGTGACGGTACGAGTATTCGCTTTGATTTGACAGATGTGGAATGCAAAGTGGGTGGCAGTGCCCTGTTGCCCACACAGCGATTAACGTCGATTTTGCGGGAACTGACAGACGATACTGTCTCGCTGGAAGTCAATGGCGATGCTGTCTGGCTGCGTTGTGGTGGCAGTGAGTTTCGCCTTTCGGCCGAAGATCCAGCCGACTTCCCGACAGCACCTGAATTCGTCGAAGAAGATTATTTTGTCGTCCCTGCCGATGTCTTTCGCCGGCTGATCAAGCGAACGCTTTTTGCTACTGATGCTGAGAGCACGCGGTATGCTTTAGGTGGTGTGCTCGTCGAGATTACTGCGGATCAGGTTCGTATGGCTGCGACAGACAGCCGCCGGTTGGCTGTGGCTGTCGGGGCATGTTCTGTGGAAGGTCAACCTGTCAGTGGCAGCCAGCAGCCCGTGGTTCCTTCAAAAGCGATGTCACTTATTGAGAAGTCACTGGGTGATGAAGCGACCAATGTCTGCCTCGCGATTCATACCAATGATATTTCCATTCGGGCTGGTCGTGCATCTATTACCACGCAGCTTGTGCAAGGGCGATTCCCGGATTATCGCAAGGTGATCCCCGCCCGCTATGAGGCGGAAATTGACCTGGTCGCATCGACCTTCCTGTCAGCCGTGAGACAGTCACAGGTGGTGACCAACGAAGAGAGCCGGGGCGTCGACTTTACGTTTGCTGAAGGGACATTGAGACTTGCCAGTAAAGCCGCCGACATTGGACAATCGAAAATCGAATTGCCCATCGGCTATCAGGGGAGCGAACTGACGATTCGCTTTGACCCTCGGTTCGTGGGAGATTTCCTGCGTGTGCTGGAGGGTTCGTCCACTGTCCATCTGAAGCTGATCAATGATGAAAGCCCTGGCGTGTTCACCACGGATGACGATTACACCTATGTAATCATGCCACTCAGCCGCGACAGTTGA